Part of the Methanobacterium sp. Maddingley MBC34 genome, TGGCTTGATTTGGACAGTTTTGAATGCATAAATCACAGTCATCACAGTTTTCTGGGACTAAAACCAGTTCACCGTCAACATCTTTCAGTGCGTCCTGTTCACAGAGTTTTACACATAATCCTTCGCCTGGGCAGTCTTTAATTTGACCACATTTTTCCATGTCAATAATTACGACCATAAATTTCACTTCCTTTAACTTAATGTATGATCACATTAACGATATGTATATATAAACATATCGATTGATGGGGGTATGTAAATTTGTTAGGTTTATAAACGCCATATTTTTTGGTCTAAAAGCGTGTTAAACTTCTTATTAAAGCTTTTAACTGATATCTTTGGACGTAGACTTTTTATTGCCATGATTATGGCCATCAAATATTAAAAAAAAATTAATCATCCTTTGCTTCTATGGTACAACACATGCCATCAGGGCATTCGTGTTCCAGTTCCACCAAGAAGTCTTTCATTTTTGCAACATCAATTGTGCTCAGTCCTTTAATCATTTCGCTCTCCATTTCTATCTGGATAACTCCTTCATTGTTGGTAATCACCTTTCCAGGAATGTAACATCGTCCCAGAGATAATCTGAC contains:
- a CDS encoding hypothetical protein (PFAM: Uncharacterized protein conserved in archaea (DUF2097)) gives rise to the protein MKESKKMCATCDEICHYIEEEVKPGDTVRLSLGRCYIPGKVITNNEGVIQIEMESEMIKGLSTIDVAKMKDFLVELEHECPDGMCCTIEAKDD